The window ATACTAATTAATATTAGTAGCTGTAGAGTTGAGAGGTAAGGCAAAGCTGTCCAAAAATACCACCCTTCTAAATTTAGataagttgaaatttatgCAAACTTACCTTCCACTTAGAGTATTAACACAATTAGTCACGATCTCATTAAAGTTTATACAATTTAGACGTAACTTGTAATTGGttctttctttaaaacaaaagtttataaaaatcagtgaaaattttcattatttctattaaaaacataaaaaaaaaacttttaaccCTTTTCGTAACTCtcaatctttatttttaaaatttaaacttaaaattttaaaaataaaaattttaatgaccctgatttttttttataaaagacaaTCATACATTCACTAATTCAATAAATATCgataaactaaattaaattagCCTCAAAATGCCCATGGCAGATATGCATGACCAGTGTCGATGAGCACTTTTATCTGTTTTGTGAAAAACAGTGATATGTCCTGAAATTGACACGAAAATTCATGgaaattggataattgaactAGTATTCATAATAGTTTAACTATTTTCGGTGATATATTCGTGAACATTTTCGTGACGTTAatactatttatattttaattaactaGATATTATCATGAAATAAAATctaatttaagtttatttaattttaatttttgtcagAATAAggtttattttaataagtaaATGCTTTTCACCGCTGTTAATCAAAAATGATGAGCTACTAAAagacaaagaaacaaaacctGTGCGTGGACCCCACATCCCTCCTTCTCAAGACGTCAGCATCTAACGCTCAAGAATCATCGCCCACCTGGTGGGACCCGCCATCACGTGCCACGTCGTCTTTTTTTGGACTATTAATTTATCCCTCCATTTAATGCGCACAAAAACAGAGGAAagcagagaaaaaaaatcaaaaataaaaacagacaCCCAAATTCATGGATTTACAAGAATGCCCGCGTCGTGCTTTCTTTCCTATAAATGGAATTGCCTCCCCTTCCATTGTTCCATTCCTATATTCGAGTCCCTCAAAAGTAGCTTCTTTTAGTTCagagcaaagaaaaagaaagaaaataatataaaaaaaaaatctttctttcGAAGTTGGAGGGTTTAGTCGGGAGAGAAAATGTTGGGAGTGTTTAGCAGTTCGATAATGTCTCCACCGGACGAGCTAGTGGCCGCTGGTTGCCGAACTCCGTCGCCTAAGATAACCGCGGATGCTCTGGTGAAACGGTTCCTTGAGACAAACTCCTCCGCCGTGTCCATGCAGATCGGCGACCATGCCCAATTCGCCTATTCTCACCACAACGAGTCCGCTCTACAGCCCaggtaaaaatattaaaattaaaattaaaaacgcTATGCcatgttgtttttctttggctATATGGTTTCGCTGCTGGATCTCAACCGTTGATAGGTGGACTAATTTGATGATCGGAGGGTTGCAAGACGTCGTGTTTCATTTTTTCCGTACAAATAAGttaattaaagagaaaaaaactaaatagttttcaattaaaactaaaattgttttttttttcttttggtttttttcacCTAGTCTCTTGCTTTTTCCCCCCGATGCCCGATGTTTTCGAAGGAACTGAGAGAAGGACTGTAAGTTATTTAATCGGATTAATGATTTACGgctgatgaaatgatgattgtTTAGAATAGCGAAGAGTGGCAAAAAAGATAACCCAACGATTAcgtcaccttttttttttgttatgaaaGGAGAATCAACAGCCAATCAAGCCACGATGTGCCCGAAGCTCACGTGggattaaatatttaaaagttttttataCAAATAAAGGTCTGGCCGTGAGAATAATAGATTCTAGCGTTtgggaaataataaaaatgggAAGGGAGGAGGGATTCAATATCCCGATGGGCGATGGCCAGGATTTCACAATCACGTAGATGTTCAGACGAAACCAGATGATTCCGTGACTGTCCGATGTAGTCGTAGCGAATTTTTCAGTGGGGTCAGGTGATTCCTGCATGCGTGTTATCTTGAACCATACAAACAGAAAGGCTCAAAGATTCTTCTGACGAGATTTGTCTGGTAACAGACACTGTCAACAATCGAACGGTCTGCTGAAATTTAATTGAACACGTGTCAAACATCTAAAAAACTCATCAATTGATAAGTAAAGTTAATCTTGACACGTGACGGTCGATAATTTAATTGATACGTTATaattaatctttttacttttttttaattaacttttgaTAAAGTAACCTCCCCTAGGTGTGTTTCTGTTTTAGCCTATCACTCAAAGCCTATATCTAGGAGAGTCAATTTTGGATCGGATAAAGGATAAGGTTTGCTTTTATATGGGTTCCAATGTTGGTCCCCCTAGTCTAAAGGCTGGATGGGTTGAGGCCTGTGGAAAAAATCATGATCTCTGATTGGTTGTCAGGATTTGTTTTGGAAATCAATTTTGTCCCCCTTAATGAAAAATTGCCCCTTCACCAATAGCTTTTTTGGAGTAATTGTTTTACTGGCAAATTTGGGTTTGACCTCTTTTGTGATGGAAATGGAATTCTACTTTTCTAGTCATTCATGTGCTTTGCTAAAGCATTGAAGCATTATTGATTTCTTGTAATTAGATTAATTGATAGAGCATCCGAGGTTgtttatgagaaaatagtACTGGTTGATTCAAGTCTAAATACCATACCTTTTCATTAAAAGATCAGTTGAAGTATCATTGAGTGTATTGATGGAAACTTGTTCATCACTAAAATTTCATGTACACGATATGTTGCTACCCACCTTAAGTTGTATGGCTgttaatctttttttcttcggTGCTTGTAAATGGCAGATCATTTGCTGTGAAAGATGAAATCTTCTGTTTGTTTGAGGGTGCACTTGACAACTTGGGGAGTTTAAAGCAGCAATATGGACTTGCTAAGTCAGCCAATGAGGTGATATTGGTTATTGAAGCTTACAAGGCTCTTCGTGACAGAGCACCTTACCCTCCCAACCATGTGGTTGGCCATCTAAGCGGGAGCTTCGCTTTCGTTGTCTTTGACAAGTCCACCTCCACCTTGTTTGTGGCTTCTGTAAGTTAATCATCTCTCACCTACTTTATCTTAAATGTCTTGGTGAGTTTAATTGCTTGCTCGGTTGGTCCCTGACAGCAAGTTGGGTGGTGGTACGATTTTGACAGGATCAATTTGGTAAGGTTCCTCTTTACTGGGGAATCACGGCTGACGGATATGTGGCCTTTGCTAATAATGCTGAATTGCTTAAAGGTGCCTGTGGCAAATCTCTTGCTTCTTTCCCTCAAGGTGGGTTTACTAAAACAGTGTGCAAaagtgtttttctttttttctagtGGACTGTTAACTTCACTTTCCCTTGATCACTAGCTCGCTTGacaatttttttgttcatttctACAGGTTGTTTCTTCTCCACAGCTATTGGAGAACTAAGGAGCTACGAGAATCCTAAGAACAAGATCACTGCTGTTCCCGCTAAAGAAGAGGAGATATGGGGTGCTACATTTAAGGTAACGTGATTGTctaataaatacatatatcTGCAACTTCATTTGTGACTGCCTTTTCTTCCCAAATTTAGGTTACTTGGGAGTTCATACGTTGTATGTGATGATAGGCGCAAAGATTAATCTTTTCAATAGCAGACCTTTAAAGCATGATATGTGGTACCAAGGGAAATTCATTCACAAGGAAGCTGGTGTAAAGCTTCTTACTGTGTTGACAGCCGAAGAAGAAGTATAACCTATTAAGTAAAGAGGCCTGTAACATATAAATCCTGTTTCTGTTTGTCCATTATGACATGactattgttttgttttgtttgtggTTGCTAGGCGCCATCAATTGTCCATGTCAACTACCTGTAAAGATTTCACTTTGAACCACATAATTCCGAGTCTATCATTACTTACTTTTGTTTGGTGGTTTGGAATTTCAGGTGGAAGGACCAGCAGTTCTCGCAGGCACAGAGTAGATCTTTCTCCTTCTGCCCAGCACCTAAATCTATCCGtgggaaaacaaaaaaaaaaggagcaGTTTTTATGTGGTTGCAAATGCAATGCATATGCATTAGTTTCCATTTGAATACCTGAGTATGACTGCTAATAGAATGGAAAGAACTGTATGCTTATGAGAGATGGCTGTAACTTCTTTGTAGGTAGCGTTATCTTCTTGTTAAAACTAGCGTTTGCTCTAGCTTTCATCCATTGTATAGCCTCAAGTTCTAGTCCAATAAAAGTTTGTTTGAGGGTCCCAAATTTGTTATGATGATCAAGGTAATTTCTATATATAGCAACCAAAATATCCCATAACATTTAACAGCAGACTGAGCAGAGAAGCACCGACATAATTGACAAGATGAACAAACATTTCTTTTCATTGAGTTGATTGACATTTTTACCGTTTATATTGGAAACAAGATGTCATAACAAGGGTAATCAAATTTGACAGGAACGGTGGGTAAAACGAGAAGATTATACAAAGGGAACTCATTTATTCTGGGGAGTAGGAACTGAGGAAAAGTAGCCCGCTCTAGAATTCGACCCTTGATGATTCAATGATCCTAGTTGTATGTCCTGAAGATTCATTTATCCTGGTGCCTTATTCCTGCAACAAACACATTTCCTTCTGAAAGAACCTTCCCCTGGCTTCTTGCCCATACGACATAGTAAGTCCAGTTTCTCTATTAGTAATTCATAACATGACAGTAACCCCAGCTGCGGCTGAAGTGAGGCATCCTCTGCCTGTATGAATCAAACCAGTTTCCAGTTAATCATAACccagagtttttttttttatcaacaaCGTCATGATTCAATGTCACTTGCTAGTTCCATGATAGTAgaattttcatttgaaaaatagTAACTGTTAGATATGGTCACATCAATCGATTATTGAACAAACAAATGCCAATCCTTTCGAAGCATCCCTCGAAACCAAATGGCCTATCCATATCCGTTGAGCATTATCAAAAACATGGGATTGTACCATATTGTCCAGGACGAGCATTTTCGAGCAAGATTATGTTCTCAACCATTGCAATGGCAATGCAGCTCCAGCATCCCAGTAATGCCACCTGCACATTTCTTCCCTTACTCGTTTGCATTTAATGGTATAAGCAGCTTATCTCTAAACTTTCATGCTTTGTTTCTTTCTAGATCAACAGCGTACCGAAGGGTCCCACAAACAGGACTCTTTGTCTCAGAATAATAATCCGACTGGATAACAACGATGTAGGGGCCAGCTGCACCACCAGCCaaagttgaaaaatgaaaacccAAGCGTTCAATTTGGAGGCTTCTTGTCAAATCCATAGGGTTGAATGTATACAATTTGTTCCTTCAAAAACTTACCTCTTCTCCCTGTGCCCCCTTCGCCCTTTACCCCTCGCACGCCATCTTTGGattacttttattatttaatctaGATCATTGACATAATGATATTCTTGGCTTGGCATAAATTATGATGACGAATTGCATCAGATGCTTGTTTAGCTCCCATTGTTGATCCCTCCAGGAAATGGAAAAACCACTTCTGGGATGGGATTTTGTTGAAAAGAGATATATCTCGGTAGACGGTAGGTAAGGTGCTGAAGGAAGCTGAAGAACCAAATCTTATAACCTTCTTTCAGCTCAGCGTCAGATATCAAACCCAGTGTAAGAAAATCATCTAACAAATTTAGGAATTTGGATGCAATTCACTACCCATCTGGGAATACACTTTCTCTTTCCAATAACCTGGAACTTGCTTCCAGTTATGCAGAGTTGGCAAAAGTTGTCTTAACTCGCTTGGTACGAGTTTGATAAATTCTGAGTGATTATAGAACTAATATCTACACATAGCAAGAAATTCATGCGACCTATTGGAACTTACTTAAAATCCAACCAAACCTAACatcatttaagaaaatttcagTGACCTTATAAACATGACAATCCTAGAGTCTCTGGtttggcatgtaacaacagTATCACTTCAAACTTCAAAGGCAGTTATCTAAGGGTACAAATTTAGATGGGTTCAACAACATAGGATCGGAAGGGGGCCTGGTGGAATGGCAGCTCAAATTGTTAAATCCTAGCCGCACATCAAAGCTATCAACTATGATCTTCCACTTACCATGGGGACTCGCACAGGTAATACATATGCTTGAGTCAATTCCGAATGCTGATCCATGTAGTCTTTATGAAGGTAAATATAATCTCACCTCACTTCTACCCAAGTTCTAAATCCATATGTCGTATtggtaaaaggaaaaagtgcCCATtgttagtatatatatatatgtactgAATCCAAAAGTCTGAAACTTGTCTCACCAA is drawn from Theobroma cacao cultivar B97-61/B2 chromosome 4, Criollo_cocoa_genome_V2, whole genome shotgun sequence and contains these coding sequences:
- the LOC18602910 gene encoding stem-specific protein TSJT1 isoform X2; protein product: MLGVFSSSIMSPPDELVAAGCRTPSPKITADALVKRFLETNSSAVSMQIGDHAQFAYSHHNESALQPRSFAVKDEIFCLFEGALDNLGSLKQQYGLAKSANEVILVIEAYKALRDRAPYPPNHVVGHLSGSFAFVVFDKSTSTLFVASDQFGKVPLYWGITADGYVAFANNAELLKGACGKSLASFPQGCFFSTAIGELRSYENPKNKITAVPAKEEEIWGATFKVTWEFIRCM
- the LOC18602910 gene encoding stem-specific protein TSJT1 isoform X1; the protein is MLGVFSSSIMSPPDELVAAGCRTPSPKITADALVKRFLETNSSAVSMQIGDHAQFAYSHHNESALQPRSFAVKDEIFCLFEGALDNLGSLKQQYGLAKSANEVILVIEAYKALRDRAPYPPNHVVGHLSGSFAFVVFDKSTSTLFVASDQFGKVPLYWGITADGYVAFANNAELLKGACGKSLASFPQGCFFSTAIGELRSYENPKNKITAVPAKEEEIWGATFKVEGPAVLAGTE